Proteins from a single region of Chryseobacterium sp. T16E-39:
- the mutL gene encoding DNA mismatch repair endonuclease MutL gives MSDIIQLLPDHVANQIAAGEVVQRPASIVKELLENAIDADASKIELIVRDAGKNLIQVVDDGKGMSETDARMAFERHATSKIRGTEDIFKIATKGFRGEALASIAAVSQVELRTKQKETNIGTNIYIEGGVFQFQDPVQTSDGSNFLVKNLFFNVPARRKFLKNNNIEFRHVIDEFQRVALAHENLEFSLFHDDEPVFRLRKGSQMQRIVDIFGRKLQPQLIPIKEDIIWCKLHGFVAKPEGAKKTRGEQFIFVNGRFFKSPYFNKAVQEAFEGLLLPGYIPTFFLFLELDPEKIDVNIHPQKTEVKFEDEHLIFALIRSTIKRSLGIYNVAPSLDFEKDPQLDELMQKTFPSKGNSGGIIKMPEIVVDKDYNPFLEERGVRQAEIQNLAEMYHQNISAEPSKINLFEDEDFDEDLMRLPNGYWLFNKGDRTLMLDLGRMHRLFVSENSKPTKKGATNSHALLFSLEYHMNEIEKNKYKSIKKYLPELGFDMKVAHESVLRIDAVPEGLKETQVMKFLEDLFEVLEYKTEEEFAQYYQNQWTKMQSKSRFDFIYKKDAEQLIKDFTALGFPEFLPNGKRCFYEVPFNDFKNKF, from the coding sequence ATGTCAGATATTATTCAGCTTTTACCGGATCATGTAGCCAACCAAATTGCGGCAGGAGAAGTGGTGCAGAGACCTGCGTCCATTGTGAAAGAATTATTGGAGAATGCTATCGATGCAGATGCTTCTAAAATTGAACTGATCGTAAGGGATGCTGGAAAAAATCTGATACAGGTGGTCGATGATGGAAAAGGGATGTCAGAAACAGATGCCAGAATGGCTTTTGAAAGACATGCCACCTCTAAAATCAGGGGGACAGAAGATATTTTCAAGATTGCAACGAAAGGGTTTCGCGGTGAAGCTCTGGCTTCCATAGCAGCGGTTTCCCAGGTAGAGCTTAGGACAAAGCAAAAAGAAACGAATATCGGAACCAATATCTATATTGAAGGCGGTGTTTTTCAATTTCAGGATCCTGTTCAAACTTCTGATGGGTCCAACTTTTTAGTGAAAAATCTTTTCTTTAATGTTCCGGCAAGAAGAAAATTCCTTAAAAATAATAATATTGAATTCAGACATGTTATTGATGAATTCCAACGGGTTGCCCTGGCTCATGAAAATTTAGAATTCTCTTTATTTCATGATGATGAACCTGTTTTCCGATTGAGAAAAGGAAGCCAGATGCAGCGCATTGTTGATATTTTTGGAAGAAAACTGCAGCCGCAGCTTATTCCCATCAAGGAAGATATCATCTGGTGTAAACTTCATGGGTTTGTAGCAAAGCCGGAAGGAGCGAAAAAGACACGTGGAGAACAGTTTATCTTCGTTAATGGAAGATTCTTTAAGAGCCCCTATTTTAATAAAGCAGTTCAGGAGGCATTTGAGGGATTGCTTCTACCCGGATATATTCCAACATTCTTTCTTTTTCTGGAGTTGGATCCTGAGAAAATAGACGTTAATATCCATCCACAAAAGACAGAAGTTAAATTTGAGGATGAACATCTTATTTTTGCGCTGATCCGTTCTACGATAAAAAGATCTTTGGGGATCTATAATGTGGCTCCAAGTCTTGATTTTGAGAAAGATCCTCAGCTGGATGAGCTTATGCAAAAGACTTTTCCAAGCAAAGGAAACAGTGGCGGGATTATAAAAATGCCTGAAATTGTTGTCGATAAAGACTACAATCCTTTTTTAGAAGAGCGGGGAGTAAGGCAGGCTGAAATCCAAAACCTTGCAGAAATGTATCATCAGAATATCTCTGCTGAACCTTCAAAGATTAACCTTTTTGAAGATGAAGATTTTGATGAAGATCTTATGAGGCTTCCTAATGGATATTGGCTGTTCAATAAAGGAGACAGAACCCTGATGTTAGATTTGGGAAGAATGCACAGGCTTTTTGTTTCCGAAAACAGTAAGCCAACAAAAAAAGGGGCAACGAATAGCCACGCACTTCTTTTCTCCTTAGAATATCACATGAATGAGATTGAGAAGAATAAATATAAATCGATCAAAAAATACCTTCCGGAACTTGGGTTCGATATGAAAGTGGCCCATGAAAGTGTTTTAAGAATAGACGCAGTTCCCGAGGGACTGAAAGAAACGCAGGTAATGAAATTTCTTGAAGACCTTTTTGAGGTCCTGGAATATAAAACAGAGGAAGAGTTTGCCCAATATTATCAGAATCAGTGGACCAAGATGCAGTCAAAATCCAGATTTGATTTTATTTATAAAAAAGATGCTGAGCAATTAATTAAGGACTTCACAGCATTAGGGTTTCCTGAATTTTTACCTAACGGGAAGAGATGCTTTTATGAAGTTCCTTTCAATGATTTTAAAAACAAATTTTAA
- a CDS encoding endonuclease/exonuclease/phosphatase family protein: MKPNQILLFLHIAVIVLLLCTLGNAWIPPNFIAGLNLLSLGFPYFVLLHILLTLVWIIKRNKIAVVFILSTFIFYNPIRRWVNFSPKTENYKSIRDVKILTFNVKYGEFGWDKVKRYIQDQNADIILVQEKDTNRVIRKDMIKYPVVILKTKHKILRQAELIEDKSRGNSFYADIDINGKIVRIVNVYLEPFRLNKSMFDLGKGSNKLHLLLSHMTPTFRAHEEQITKIRKAIDFSPYPVILAGDFNSVPNSYEYYNLGKNLDDAFLTVGNGVSTSFHDYKIPLRLDYIFTSKDVIPISYKIDQSVKLSDHYPVIAEFQLN, encoded by the coding sequence ATGAAGCCGAACCAGATATTGTTATTTTTGCATATTGCAGTTATCGTATTACTACTGTGCACCTTAGGGAATGCATGGATACCTCCTAACTTTATCGCTGGCTTAAATCTTCTTTCTCTTGGCTTTCCTTATTTCGTACTATTGCATATTTTGCTGACGTTAGTGTGGATCATCAAAAGAAATAAAATTGCGGTTGTTTTTATCCTAAGTACTTTTATTTTCTATAACCCAATCAGACGCTGGGTTAATTTTTCTCCTAAAACTGAAAATTATAAATCGATCCGGGATGTTAAAATATTGACATTTAATGTTAAATATGGTGAGTTTGGCTGGGATAAAGTGAAGCGATATATTCAGGATCAGAATGCAGATATTATTTTAGTACAGGAAAAAGACACAAACAGGGTCATAAGAAAAGATATGATTAAGTATCCTGTTGTGATCTTAAAGACCAAACATAAGATTCTAAGACAGGCTGAATTAATAGAAGATAAATCAAGAGGGAATTCTTTTTATGCTGATATTGATATCAATGGAAAGATTGTAAGAATAGTCAATGTCTATCTGGAGCCATTTCGTTTGAATAAATCTATGTTTGATTTAGGAAAAGGATCCAATAAGCTACATCTTCTTTTATCTCATATGACTCCTACCTTCAGAGCACATGAAGAACAAATAACAAAAATCAGAAAAGCGATTGATTTTTCTCCATATCCGGTGATATTGGCAGGAGATTTTAACTCTGTCCCAAATTCTTACGAGTATTATAACCTTGGAAAGAACTTAGATGATGCTTTTTTGACCGTAGGAAATGGGGTGTCTACAAGCTTTCATGATTATAAGATTCCTTTAAGGCTTGATTATATTTTTACTTCTAAAGATGTTATCCCGATAAGCTATAAAATAGATCAATCTGTAAAATTATCAGACCATTATCCGGTAATTGCAGAATTTCAGTTAAATTAG
- a CDS encoding endonuclease/exonuclease/phosphatase family protein yields the protein MKIVRLIFLIAHLGILFLLLGTLLNAYVPPKVYPWFNLLSLGFPVLIIAYVVLTVFWVFNWKKRAIVFIALGFLFVNPVKRWVNYSSENREASDLKIISLNAKGGVLGIKNIEDYINAQNPDIVLMQEHVRDYNFEGLGKGKGDPIISIFSKYKIIDQKELIESNSETNNAYANQTDIEIKGNTYRFINVYLQPFKFEKNMVKLKGNSDEDEQKVKDIVKRLIPTFKMHQEQVAAVRKGIDESPYPVILVGDFNSVPNSYEYYHLGKGLKDAFVESGRGSATSFHDYKFPIRIDYVFTSQSIQPLSYKVDRSVRISDHYPVIATFKLKK from the coding sequence GTGAAGATAGTCCGCCTTATATTTTTAATTGCCCATTTGGGAATATTGTTTCTTTTATTGGGAACATTACTAAATGCCTATGTACCCCCTAAAGTATATCCCTGGTTTAATCTTTTATCTTTAGGGTTTCCGGTTTTAATAATCGCTTACGTAGTGTTAACTGTTTTCTGGGTATTTAACTGGAAAAAGAGGGCAATTGTATTTATTGCTTTGGGTTTTCTTTTTGTGAATCCTGTTAAGAGATGGGTAAATTATTCTTCTGAAAATAGGGAAGCATCCGACTTGAAGATTATTTCATTGAATGCCAAAGGAGGAGTGTTGGGGATCAAAAATATTGAAGATTATATAAATGCCCAAAACCCGGATATTGTTTTAATGCAAGAGCATGTAAGGGATTATAACTTTGAAGGCTTAGGCAAAGGAAAGGGAGATCCGATTATCTCAATTTTTTCAAAATATAAAATTATAGACCAGAAGGAGCTGATTGAAAGTAATTCTGAAACGAATAATGCCTACGCCAATCAAACGGATATTGAAATAAAAGGAAATACCTATAGATTTATCAATGTATATCTTCAGCCGTTTAAGTTTGAAAAAAATATGGTAAAGCTGAAAGGAAATAGTGATGAGGATGAGCAGAAAGTTAAAGATATTGTTAAAAGACTAATTCCGACCTTCAAAATGCATCAGGAGCAGGTAGCTGCTGTAAGAAAAGGGATTGATGAGTCTCCTTATCCTGTGATACTGGTAGGTGATTTTAACTCCGTTCCTAATTCTTATGAGTATTATCACTTAGGAAAAGGTTTGAAAGATGCCTTTGTAGAATCAGGACGAGGAAGTGCAACAAGCTTCCATGATTATAAATTTCCGATAAGGATTGATTATGTTTTTACTTCGCAGTCTATACAGCCTTTAAGCTATAAAGTTGACCGTTCTGTCAGAATTTCAGACCATTATCCTGTGATCGCAACATTCAAATTAAAAAAATAA
- a CDS encoding rhomboid family intramembrane serine protease: MFNNIPPITRNIIIINIIVFIACYIFPQLYNTLSAYYPFSPNFKSWQIITHMFMHGGLTHILFNMLTLWSFGPILEQSLGEKKYLILYFVSGLGAFFLFNLWNFIEIQQITSSLEGLGLNAAEIYKKAAIGYAGDMNISATTAEGKELSQNLYNALRTPMVGASGAIFGVIAAFATLYPDSKIGIMFIPVPIKVKYLLPILLVISIYLGISGNVGGIAHFAHVGGAIVGFILALIWKKHLYRFR; the protein is encoded by the coding sequence ATGTTTAACAATATACCACCGATCACAAGAAATATAATTATAATAAATATTATTGTATTTATTGCATGCTATATATTTCCTCAGCTCTATAATACTCTTTCAGCGTATTATCCATTTTCTCCTAATTTTAAATCGTGGCAAATTATAACCCATATGTTTATGCATGGTGGTCTTACACATATTTTATTTAATATGTTGACATTGTGGAGTTTTGGTCCTATTTTGGAGCAGTCATTGGGAGAGAAAAAATATTTGATCCTTTATTTTGTGAGTGGTTTAGGCGCATTTTTCCTATTCAATTTGTGGAATTTTATTGAGATTCAACAAATCACTTCCAGTCTTGAAGGATTAGGATTAAATGCTGCTGAAATTTATAAAAAGGCAGCAATAGGATACGCCGGGGATATGAATATCAGCGCAACAACGGCAGAAGGAAAAGAATTATCTCAAAACCTATATAATGCACTGAGAACTCCTATGGTTGGAGCTTCGGGAGCTATTTTTGGGGTTATTGCAGCTTTTGCGACCCTGTATCCGGATTCAAAAATTGGAATCATGTTTATTCCTGTACCCATTAAAGTAAAGTATCTGCTGCCGATATTACTCGTTATTTCTATTTATTTAGGTATTTCCGGAAATGTGGGCGGAATTGCTCATTTTGCTCACGTGGGGGGAGCTATTGTAGGATTTATTTTAGCTTTAATATGGAAAAAGCACTTGTATAGATTCCGTTAA